Proteins from one Elgaria multicarinata webbii isolate HBS135686 ecotype San Diego chromosome 3, rElgMul1.1.pri, whole genome shotgun sequence genomic window:
- the FADS6 gene encoding fatty acid desaturase 6, with product MEPRQEEMLMKNQEWYTETRKEKQPKGAGAAGIGQLLETSPLSCEVVQSAGNRFGDERERLGQEDTSSQESADAKLQLPNGCRREGPSSFEEEEDKEISKEPRQRPTLNYSGLGKDVTLASPAEEIVLLKRSRKGDMQLPGERTYEEFLMGELSEMVQKVVKSSSWWERHGVDCTSIALNFLTIPVGFLLLRSDNLFTFLLGITVLGVAHHTISVKGSHLASHNSLVESKSWGKFWAIFFIEVCTGFTAEQASYNHVKIHHAYTNVIGLGDSSTWKLPFLNRYVYMFIAPISVPIITPFVAIGMLKEVELKTAIRTLCCIFIGLYSHYWLLLHVSGFQSVWSALGCMLITRSLLAHPYIHVNIFQHIGLPMFSADKKPKRIHMMSSGVLNLPRNPLLDWSFGHSIINCHVEHHLFPTLSDNMCLKIKPIVSRYLKEKKLPYNEDSYWCRLKLFLDKYEELMVHAPPISELVGIQ from the exons ATGGAACCACGGCAGGAGGAGATGCTGATGAAGAACCAGGAATGGTACACAGAGACAAGGAAAGAGAAGCAGCCCAAGGGGGCAGGTGCTGCTGGCATAGGACAGCTGCTGGAAACGTCTCCTTTAAGCTGCGAAGTGGTACAGTCAGCAGGCAATAGATTCGGGGACGAAAGGGAGAGGCTGGGGCAAGAGGACACCTCGAGCCAAGAGAGTGCAGATGCCAAGCTACAGCTGCCAAATGGTTGCAGAAGGGAAGGTCCTTCCtcttttgaggaggaggaggacaaagagATTTCAAAGGAACCACGCCAAAGGCCCACCCTCAATTACTCAGGCCTAGGCAAAGATGTGACCCTTGCTTCCCCAGCAGAAGAGATTGTCCTGTTAAAAAGATCAAGAAAGGGGGATATGCAGCTACCTGGAGAGAGGACTTATGAGGAATTCCTGATGGGGGAGCTCTCGGAGATGGTGCAGAAGGTGGTGAAGAGCAGCAGTTGGTGGGAGAGGCACGGCGTTGATTGCACAAGTATTGCTTTGAACTTTCTTACCATACCAGTAG GATTCTTGCTTCTGCGTTCTGATAACCTTTTCACCTTCCTGTTGGGCATTACTGTACTGGGTGTGGCACATCACACGATCTCTGTGAAGGGGAGCCACCTGGCCAGCCACAATTCTCTGGTGGAGTCCAAGTCGTGGGGAAAATTCTGGGCCATCTTCTTCATAGAG GTTTGCACCGGTTTTACGGCAGAACAGGCGTCCTACAACCACGTGAAAATCCACCATGCTTACACAAATGTCATTGGTCTGGGGGACTCCAGTACATGGAAGCTTCCTTTCCTGAACCGCTATGTTTACATGTTCATTGCACCTATTTCTGTACCTATTATCACCCCTTTTGTGGCAATTG GCATGCTCAAAGAAGTTGAATTGAAAACAGCCATCCGGACCCTTTGCTGTATATTTATTGGCCTCTACTCCCATTACTGGCTTCTGCTTCATGTCTCAGGGTTCCAGTCCGTGTGGTCTGCTCTTGGCTGCATGCTGATCACACGATCTCTCCTTGCCCATCCTTATATCCATGTTAATATCTTCCAG CATATTGGCCTCCCAATGTTTTCAGCTGATAAGAAGCCAAAACGAattcacatgatgtcgtctggaGTTCTGAACTTACCTCGAAACCCCCTGTTAGATTGGTCCTTCGGGCACTCAATCATCAACTGTCATGTGGAACATCATCTCTTCCCAACACTTTCTGATAACATGTGCCTGAAG ATCAAGCCAATTGTTTCCCGGTACTTGAAAGAGAAGAAATTGCCCTATAATGAGGATTCTTATTGGTGCCGCTTGAAGTTGTTCCTGGACAAATATGAAGAATTGATGGTCCATGCACCACCCATTTCTGAACTTGTTGGGATTCAGTGA